The Desulfobacteraceae bacterium nucleotide sequence CAAGCTGGCCGACTACCTGCACAACCAGTTGAAAGATTTCCCCGGCCTGACCGGCACCATCTCCTTCAACGAGAAGGGCGACCGGGTGGGGGACCTCTATCGCGTCTACGAAGTGGATGCCGACGGCAACTTCAAGCTGCTGCCCTAGCCGGTTGCCGCTGCTCGCCTGACCTGCCGTCGGAAGCGGCGGCGCCTCCCCGCCGGGGGGCCGCCGCTTGCTTCCGGCGACTGCTTTCGACCTTTGCCCGCAGGCTTGCCTGACGCCGCTGCCCCGGCCACCGGGCCGGTCAACCCCCAACCGATGGTACCCAGAATGGAACAGTTTTTCCAGCAACTCACCAACGGTCTGGCGGTCGGCGGGATCTACGCCCTGATCGCCCTCGGCTACACGATGGTCTACGGGGTCCTGAAGCTGATCAACTTCGCCCACGGCGACCTCTTCACCATCGGCGCCTACCTGGGGTTGACCCTGCTGACCACCATGGGCCTGGCCGACCGCCTGGGGCCGCTTGGCGCCGTGCTGCTGCTGGCCGTGATGGTCATGGGTCTGGTGGGCGTCATCGGGGCCCTGCTGGAGCGCATCGCCTACCGGCCCCTGCGCGAATCCCCGCGGCTTTCGGCCGTCGTCTCCGCCCTGGGGGCCTCGATCTTTTTCCAGAACACGGTCATGCTGATCTATGGGGCGCGCTTCCGGGTCTACCCCCACGACATCCTGCCCAAGGTCGCCGTCAACATCTTCGGCCTCCAGATCCCCCTGATCCGCATCCTGATGTTGCTGACATCGGTGCTGCTGATGGTGGCCCTCTATCTGTTCATCCAGCGTACCAAGATCGGGACCGCCATCCGGGCGGCGGCCATCGACCAGGGGGCCGCGCGGCTGATGGGCATCGATGTCGACAAGGTGATCATGATCGTCTTTCTCATCGGCCCCTCCCTGGGCGGGGCCGCCGGATTGATGGTGGGCCTCTATTACGGTCAGATCAACTTCACCATGGGTTGGATTTACGGCCTCAAGGCCTTTACCGCGGCCATCCTGGGCGGCATCGGCAACATTCCGGGAGCCATGGTGGGCGGGATTCTCCTGGGGGTGATCGAAGCCCTGGGGGCGGCCTATATTTCCATCGCCTGGAAGGACGCGATCGCCTTCTGTGTGCTGATCCTTATCCTGATCGTGCGCCCCACCGGTCTTCTCGGTGAACGGGTGGCGGAAAAAGTATGAAGACCAGACGATCCCTCATCTACGCGCTGTTCTGCGGCATTCTGGTGGTGCTGCCGGTTTTTCTGAATGCCTACTGGGTGGATGTGCTCAACAACGTCGGCCTCTACGGCATCCTGGCGCTGAGCCTGAACGTGATTTTGGGCTACGCCGGGATGTTCCACATGGGGCACGCCGCCTTTTACGCCATCGGCGCCTATACCACCGCGATCCTCAACACCACCTATCACATCCCGGTCCTCTGGCTGATGCCCCTCAGCGGCCTGGTGGCCGGTTTTTTCGCCCTGATCGTGGCCCGCCCCATCATCCACTTGCGGGGTGACTATCTGCTGATCGTCACCATCGGGATGGTGGAAATCGTCCGGATCGCGCTGATCAACAACGTCTTCGGCATCACCGGCGGGGCCAACGGCATTTTCGGCATCGCGCGCCCCGAGATCTTCGGCTTCAAAATCCGCCGGCCCCACGAGTTCTTCTATCTGATCTGGGCCTTCATGGCGGTCACCATCTACCTCTTTTACCGCCTGGAAAACTCCCGCTTCGGCCGCGCCTTGACCTATCTGCGCGAGGACGACGTGGCCGCCGAGGGCAGCGGCATCAACACGGCCCACTACAAGCTGGCGGCGTTCGTCATCGGGGCCTTCTGGGCGGGGATGGTGGGCACCCTGTACGCGGCCAAAATGACCATCATCGCTCCCGAATCCTTCAATTTCTGGGAGTCGGTGGTCATGTTCATGATCGTCCTGCTGGGCGGGTCGGGCAGCATTCCCGGTGTCATTCTGGGGGCCTTTCTGGTGGTCGGCCTGCCGGAGATCTTCAGGGAGTTTGCCACCGCCCGGATGCTGATCTTCGGGGCTGCGATGGTGGCGATGATGATCTTCAGGACCGAGGGCATTCTGCCGCCCCAGCCCCGCAAATACCCACCGGTGGGCGATCGGCTGGCGGGGGAGGCCAAGCCATGAGCCTGCTGCAGTTGGACAAGGTGACCAAGACCTTCGGCGGTCTGAAGGCCGTGGACAATGTTTCCTACACGGTCGAGAGCGGTTCCATCGTCGGGCTGATCGGGCCCAACGGGGCCGGCAAGACGACGATCTTCAACCTCATCACCGGCAACTACCGCCCGAACCAGGGGGACATCCGCTTCGAAGAGCGTTCCGTGGTCAAGTTGCCGACCCATCAGATCGTCGCCCTCGGGATTGCGCGCACCTTTCAGACCATCCGCCTCTTCCAGAAGCTCTCGGCCCTGGAGAACGTACTGGCCGGCTGCCACTGCCGCATGCGCGCCGGCGCCCTGGCGGCCATGACGCGTCTGCCCTTCCAGCGCCGCGAGGAGCAAAAGGCCCTGGAGCTGGCCATGGCCGAGCTGCGCTTCGTGGGGCTGGGCCAGCAGGCCGATCAGATGGCGGCCAACCTGTCATACGGCAACCAGCGGCTGCTTGAAATCGCGCGCGCCCTGGCGACCCAGCCGCGCCTGATCATTCTGGACGAACCCGCCGGCGGCATGAACGATCAAGAGACCGCCGCGCTGGTGGGGCTGATCCGCAACATCCGCGCCCGGGGCGTCACGGTGCTGCTGATCGAACACGACATGAGCCTGGTGATGAAGGTTTGCGAGCAGATCGTGGTGGTCGAATACGGCTCCAAGATTGCCGAGGGCGACCCCGCCGCCATCAAGCAAAACCCCCGGGTGATCGAAGCCTACCTGGGCACAGACGAGGAGTAGAGGGGCCGGCGATGCTGCTGAAGCTCGAGAACCTGCATGTCAA carries:
- a CDS encoding branched-chain amino acid ABC transporter permease, with the translated sequence MEQFFQQLTNGLAVGGIYALIALGYTMVYGVLKLINFAHGDLFTIGAYLGLTLLTTMGLADRLGPLGAVLLLAVMVMGLVGVIGALLERIAYRPLRESPRLSAVVSALGASIFFQNTVMLIYGARFRVYPHDILPKVAVNIFGLQIPLIRILMLLTSVLLMVALYLFIQRTKIGTAIRAAAIDQGAARLMGIDVDKVIMIVFLIGPSLGGAAGLMVGLYYGQINFTMGWIYGLKAFTAAILGGIGNIPGAMVGGILLGVIEALGAAYISIAWKDAIAFCVLILILIVRPTGLLGERVAEKV
- a CDS encoding branched-chain amino acid ABC transporter permease, which codes for MKTRRSLIYALFCGILVVLPVFLNAYWVDVLNNVGLYGILALSLNVILGYAGMFHMGHAAFYAIGAYTTAILNTTYHIPVLWLMPLSGLVAGFFALIVARPIIHLRGDYLLIVTIGMVEIVRIALINNVFGITGGANGIFGIARPEIFGFKIRRPHEFFYLIWAFMAVTIYLFYRLENSRFGRALTYLREDDVAAEGSGINTAHYKLAAFVIGAFWAGMVGTLYAAKMTIIAPESFNFWESVVMFMIVLLGGSGSIPGVILGAFLVVGLPEIFREFATARMLIFGAAMVAMMIFRTEGILPPQPRKYPPVGDRLAGEAKP
- a CDS encoding ABC transporter ATP-binding protein, which codes for MSLLQLDKVTKTFGGLKAVDNVSYTVESGSIVGLIGPNGAGKTTIFNLITGNYRPNQGDIRFEERSVVKLPTHQIVALGIARTFQTIRLFQKLSALENVLAGCHCRMRAGALAAMTRLPFQRREEQKALELAMAELRFVGLGQQADQMAANLSYGNQRLLEIARALATQPRLIILDEPAGGMNDQETAALVGLIRNIRARGVTVLLIEHDMSLVMKVCEQIVVVEYGSKIAEGDPAAIKQNPRVIEAYLGTDEE